One genomic segment of Carbonactinospora thermoautotrophica includes these proteins:
- a CDS encoding SDR family NAD(P)-dependent oxidoreductase produces the protein MSIAQGKVAVVTGAGSGIGRATAERLLGLGMRVSAWDLHADALAWLDAYEESSYLRCRVDVRSEDAARDAAAATQARWGHIDLLVNAAGLFLVGPLTEVTAAAIADLFAVNVIGTTLVTQACLPALMAARGAVVNVASTVAVKPTASNSHYAASKAAVAQLTRCWALELAPHGIRVNAVAPGPTRTGIYARAGMSEAQINRLLEDRAARIPLGRTGTPEEIARWIVRLGLEDEWVTGQVLAVDGGMSVT, from the coding sequence GTGAGCATCGCGCAGGGCAAGGTCGCCGTCGTCACCGGCGCCGGGTCCGGGATCGGCCGAGCCACCGCTGAACGCCTTCTCGGCCTCGGCATGCGGGTCAGCGCCTGGGACCTCCACGCCGACGCCCTGGCCTGGCTCGACGCGTACGAGGAGTCCTCGTACCTGCGCTGCCGCGTGGACGTGCGCAGCGAAGACGCGGCGCGGGACGCGGCCGCCGCGACGCAAGCGCGGTGGGGTCACATCGACTTGCTCGTCAACGCCGCGGGGCTGTTCCTCGTCGGCCCGCTCACCGAGGTCACCGCGGCCGCGATCGCCGACCTGTTCGCGGTCAACGTCATCGGGACGACACTCGTCACGCAGGCATGCCTGCCCGCCCTCATGGCCGCCCGCGGCGCCGTCGTCAACGTGGCCAGCACGGTGGCTGTCAAGCCCACCGCCAGCAACTCGCACTACGCCGCGTCCAAGGCCGCCGTCGCACAGCTCACCCGCTGCTGGGCCCTTGAGCTCGCGCCGCACGGGATCCGGGTCAACGCGGTCGCGCCGGGGCCCACCCGGACCGGCATCTATGCCCGTGCTGGCATGAGCGAGGCGCAGATCAACCGGCTCCTGGAGGACCGCGCGGCACGAATTCCGCTGGGGCGCACCGGGACGCCGGAGGAGATCGCCCGCTGGATCGTCCGGCTGGGGCTGGAGGACGAGTGGGTCACCGGCCAGGTGCTCGCCGTGGACGGAGGGATGTCCGTCACGTGA
- a CDS encoding cytochrome d ubiquinol oxidase subunit II has protein sequence MTAAQWLLLVAWAGLTLYVLFAGADFGGGFWDLLAGGDVKGMPQRRLIEHSIGPVWEANHVWLIFVIVMFWTGFPAVFASVASTMYIPLTLVAFGIIARGAAFAFRKASTELWQQRLFGAAFALSSVLTPFFLGTVAGGVASGRVPLGIARGDLVASWLNPTSVLAGLLAVGTTAYLAAAYLTADARRQGQDDLAEAFRRRALVTGAVTGAVALGGIAVLRADAPRLFAGLTGRALPIVVVSALAGLVSLVLLVQRRYVAVRATAALAVAAVVWGWAVAQYPYLLLPDATVAKTAADPAVLRATLAVLAVGTLLLVPSLLWLFSLFQREHTVAAHDQADGPAPSGHPAA, from the coding sequence GTGACCGCCGCCCAGTGGCTCCTGCTCGTGGCGTGGGCCGGCCTCACCCTGTACGTGCTGTTCGCCGGCGCGGACTTCGGCGGCGGGTTCTGGGACCTGCTCGCCGGCGGCGACGTGAAGGGGATGCCGCAGCGGCGGCTCATCGAGCACTCGATCGGGCCGGTGTGGGAGGCCAACCACGTCTGGTTGATCTTCGTGATCGTGATGTTCTGGACCGGGTTCCCGGCGGTGTTCGCCTCCGTGGCCTCGACCATGTACATCCCGCTGACCCTGGTGGCGTTCGGCATCATCGCCCGTGGTGCGGCGTTCGCGTTCCGCAAGGCCAGCACCGAGCTGTGGCAGCAGCGGCTGTTCGGGGCGGCGTTCGCACTGTCCTCGGTGCTCACCCCGTTCTTCCTCGGCACGGTCGCCGGCGGCGTCGCCTCCGGCCGGGTGCCGCTCGGCATCGCGCGCGGCGACCTGGTGGCGAGCTGGCTGAACCCCACCTCGGTGCTGGCCGGGCTGCTCGCCGTGGGCACGACCGCGTACCTGGCCGCCGCGTACCTGACCGCGGACGCCCGGCGGCAGGGGCAAGACGACCTGGCCGAGGCGTTCCGCCGCCGGGCCCTGGTCACCGGCGCGGTGACCGGCGCGGTCGCGCTCGGCGGCATCGCCGTGCTGCGGGCCGACGCGCCCCGGCTGTTCGCCGGGCTGACCGGGCGCGCGCTGCCCATCGTGGTGGTGTCGGCGCTCGCGGGGCTGGTGTCGCTGGTCCTGCTCGTCCAGCGCCGCTACGTCGCGGTCCGGGCCACCGCCGCGCTGGCGGTCGCCGCGGTCGTGTGGGGCTGGGCCGTCGCCCAGTACCCGTACCTGCTGCTCCCCGACGCCACCGTCGCGAAGACCGCGGCCGACCCGGCGGTGCTGCGCGCGACCCTGGCCGTGCTCGCCGTCGGCACCCTGCTGCTCGTGCCCTCGCTGCTGTGGCTGTTCTCGCTGTTCCAACGCGAGCACACGGTGGCCGCCCACGACCAGGCCGACGGCCCGGCACCCAGCGGTCACCCGGCCGCCTGA